From the genome of Vibrio porteresiae DSM 19223, one region includes:
- a CDS encoding TIGR03899 family protein — protein sequence MSAPKQPVVIEHDADTDHANNHEKKSTYVKDSASRILTIAQQQGLDALLQAETPKHNPYERALKRERSRREVRQKNLEQIIKLAHVSCHDETAGDPDQDWLYRFFDMAQDIHNSSMQRLWAQVLKREVTNPGFTSMKALKVLQDMTPKEAQILQRAAALSCSFGSDHSLKLLFGLKAQNGSLFRLGKRDSTTAINIGNFNLPYSSLLVLIELGLLHATELESGEIELDPPLALSYQGKNLSLQTTSKGVRLLYYRFSPTGNELCRLLGNKLNNAYYDQLIALLSIKFTVQSDANSTFHHTV from the coding sequence ATGTCAGCACCTAAGCAACCGGTTGTGATTGAGCACGATGCCGATACCGACCATGCCAATAATCACGAAAAGAAAAGTACCTACGTTAAAGACAGTGCCAGCCGTATTTTGACTATTGCTCAGCAGCAAGGACTCGACGCGTTATTGCAGGCTGAAACGCCAAAGCATAATCCCTATGAACGAGCGCTTAAACGTGAACGCTCGCGACGTGAAGTGCGCCAAAAAAACTTAGAGCAAATCATTAAACTGGCTCATGTTTCTTGCCACGACGAAACCGCTGGTGATCCAGACCAAGATTGGCTCTATCGGTTTTTCGATATGGCGCAAGATATCCATAACTCATCCATGCAGCGTTTATGGGCACAAGTACTGAAAAGAGAAGTGACCAATCCGGGATTCACCTCAATGAAAGCGCTCAAAGTTCTGCAGGATATGACCCCCAAAGAGGCGCAGATTCTGCAACGTGCAGCGGCATTGTCATGCAGCTTTGGCAGTGACCATAGCCTAAAGTTGCTGTTTGGTCTTAAAGCGCAAAATGGCAGTTTGTTTCGTTTAGGCAAACGCGACAGCACCACAGCCATTAATATCGGCAATTTTAATCTGCCCTACTCAAGCCTATTAGTGCTCATTGAATTGGGCTTATTGCACGCGACTGAATTGGAATCAGGGGAAATAGAACTCGATCCACCATTAGCCTTAAGCTATCAAGGGAAAAATCTCTCTTTGCAGACAACGTCCAAAGGCGTGCGCCTACTCTATTATCGCTTTAGTCCGACCGGAAATGAGTTGTGTCGGCTACTGGGGAATAAACTCAACAACGCCTACTACGATCAACTGATTGCGTTATTGAGCATCAAGTTTACGGTGCAAAGTGATGCCAACTCCACGTTCCACCACACGGTATAA
- the cysC gene encoding adenylyl-sulfate kinase — MSSAPSVKDENIVWHQHAVDKHLRAELKHQKPAVLWFTGLSGAGKSTIAGALETRLAQLGYHTYLLDGDNVRHGLCSDLGFSEQDRRENIRRIGELSKLMADAGLIVLTAFISPHRAERQQVRDMMPEGEFIEVYVNTSLDVCESRDPKGLYKKARAGEIANFTGIDSAYEAPLSPEIDLPAGDASIDELVAQCLTALNERGIIRQ, encoded by the coding sequence ATGAGCTCCGCACCAAGTGTGAAAGATGAGAACATCGTGTGGCATCAGCATGCGGTAGATAAACACTTACGAGCAGAGTTGAAACACCAAAAGCCCGCGGTTTTATGGTTTACCGGACTGTCAGGGGCTGGCAAATCAACTATTGCCGGGGCGTTAGAAACGCGTTTGGCTCAGCTGGGATATCATACTTATTTGCTTGATGGCGATAATGTTCGTCATGGATTGTGCAGTGATCTCGGTTTCTCAGAGCAAGATCGTCGCGAAAACATTCGTCGTATTGGTGAGCTTTCGAAGCTTATGGCGGATGCGGGGCTGATTGTGCTGACTGCGTTTATTTCTCCGCACCGAGCTGAACGTCAGCAAGTTCGTGACATGATGCCTGAAGGCGAATTTATTGAAGTGTACGTGAACACATCACTTGATGTCTGTGAATCACGCGACCCTAAAGGCTTGTACAAAAAAGCGCGTGCAGGGGAAATTGCCAATTTTACTGGTATCGATTCTGCGTACGAGGCGCCGCTCTCGCCTGAGATTGATCTGCCAGCAGGTGATGCAAGTATTGATGAATTGGTCGCTCAATGTCTGACGGCACTCAATGAACGAGGCATTATTCGTCAATAA